In a single window of the Gadus macrocephalus chromosome 6, ASM3116895v1 genome:
- the ubxn11 gene encoding UBX domain-containing protein 11, which yields MTSPLSMLKKQKRVALPGPSGALGSDAYRGQLFPEGPPSDLELLSSMMQRLTQLEATVKSQAKELENKEKKITILERKLNLTEPKKVVADQEDLMKTCRRLHTQVTEMENFLIDYGLMWVGDGEEGEETLQLGVEEAEQEQSLGTERTLWHPGYTSVASFQVNFDLLLQNVRQLNLLAREGESFVQPTAMGAQLATREPIQLRLYSNGILMFEGPFRSHREASTQRCLQDLMDGYFPSELQERFPEGVPFQVHDNRHEEFIARPLFSGEGLAVGAVRDTISSVPGRKLTKDQFLNRLPKVVIKGGKVIDIRSSVEATLQGSSSGQNSPVTFIDTPALRAMNERLEIRGSGSHPSADDDVATLRVKSEDGNHSYILKMHISETIGHLRRYLEKHRGKGVPEYDVFSVFPRRCYSDETLTLACCGLTPSATLLLRPQKTSSPKY from the exons ATGACCTCGCCTTTATCCATGTTGAAGAAACAAAAGCGCGTTGCTTTACCGGGACCCAGCGG GGCGCTGGGCAGCGATGCATATAGGGGACAGCTGTTCCCAG AAGGTCCGCCCAGTGACCTTGAGCTCCTGTCCTCCATGATGCAGAGATTGACTCAGCTTGAAGCGACGGTCAAGAGCCAAGCAAAGGAGCTGGAGAACAAG GAGAAAAAGATCACAATTCTGGAGAGAAAATTAAACCTCACAG AGCCAAAGAAAGTTGTGGCTGACCAAGAGGATCTTATGAAGACCTGTCGCCGGCTCCACACTCAAGTGACTGAAATGGAG AACTTCCTCATCGACTACGGTCTGATGTGggtgggagacggagaggagggcGAGGAAACACTCCAGCTGGGGGTGGAGGAAGCGGAGCAGGAACAGTCCCTGGGCACAGAGAGAACCCTTTGGCACCCAGGTT ACACCTCAGTCGCCAGCTTCCAGGTGAACTTTGACCTGCTCTTGCAGAACGTCAGGCAGCTAAACCTCCTGGCCAGGGAAGGGGAGTCCTTTGTTCAGCCCACGGCCATGGGAGCTCAGCTGGCTACAAGGGAACCCATTCAGCTGCGGCTGTACAGCAATGGCATCCTGATGTTCGAGGGCCCTTTCCGCTCTCACCGGGAAGCCAGCACTCAG CGGTGCCTGCAAGATCTGATGGATGGATATTTCCCCTCCGAGCTGCAGGAGAGATTCCCTGAAGGAGTGCCTTTCCAA GTCCACGACAACCGACACGAGGAGTTCATCGCCAGGCCACTCTTCTCTGGAGAAGGCCTAGCTGTTGGTGCAGTGAGAGACACTATATCCTCTGTCCCTG GCAGAAAGTTGACCAAGGACCAGTTTCTGAACAGATTGCCGAAGGTGGTAATAAAGGGTGGTAAGGTGATTGATATCAGGAGCTCTGTCGAGGCTACACTGCAG ggtTCATCCAGCGGCCAGAACAGTCCGGTAACCTTCATTGACACTCCAGCACTGAGGGCTATGAATGAGAG GCTGGAGATACGTGGCTCCGGTAGTCACCCGTCTGCTGATGACGATGTGGCTACACTGCGGGTCAAGTCTGAAGACGGCAACCACAGTTACATTCTGAAAATGCACATCTCAGAAACCATAGGACACCTGCGCCGGTACCTGGAGAAACACAG AGGGAAAGGTGTTCCTGAATATGACGTCTTCAGTGTGTTCCCACGGCGCTGCTACAGTGATGAAACCCTGACACTTGCATGTTGTGGGCTTACGCCAAGTGCTACTCTGCTGTTGAGACCTCAGAAAACCTCTTCCCCAAAGTACTGA
- the cep85 gene encoding centrosomal protein of 85 kDa isoform X2 — protein sequence MPSTAAEPHLRALEEPQASAELHRTSSASRTSSSSSSNSKSSSLSKSASSPNLDAQGGGGGGGGDPAGPKPDCLSRFRSLVNGLDHSLFPSGEHTRFDESQRFDTPSVEPTLNQTALTGGMCPDGRLRMQSHGRGTEAYKGSLENSYKALPEACRAGQAGAAGPAGLYPISLGPLQAQALQREHAAAAAANAYEAQSLQDACSALSSCHQQQQHKQQLESLRLQVEQMQLMSSGLGINVPYPSLYSAPLHPEAAKWETLVKANEGLLKEKEILIERQKQHMVQLEQRLRDSELQVHGALLGRGAPYADVCMLRLQEAQRENAFLRAQFAERADCAAMEQAEAERRLGGVEAETRHLTDALRESGERHGEELRKQEERIRSRDKHINNLKKKCQKEAEQNREKQQRIETLERYLADLPTMEDYQSQNKELLQTEEKAAQLQARLRELGVSLEEARSHAREKDALLEDQRRKERELLTTVTSLQERVQEGLEDGARLPSLDAETLRAENGVLRDEQQRLKKVIEKQHRMMEQLGSQLRALEEQVSQEDGGSQALREEVFSKERSLLELRAAMKELCVQNQDLMEQNLTLQERTADGEWKRRASSGPQPAAARLTQRLHGEMSSCLGDLRSLCNVLTQRSQGQDPNLSLLLGIAGPPAAGEQLEDWLSPEVLQKKLVEAKQLRRDVEELRTTVSDRYAQDMGENCTTQ from the exons ATGCCCTCCACGGCCGCCGAGCCCCACCTCCGCGCCCTGGAGGAGCCCCAGGCCAGCGCTGAGCTCCACAGGACCTCCTcggcctccaggacctccagcagctccagctccaaCTCCAAGTCCTCCTCGCTCTCCAAGTCCGCCTCCTCGCCAAACTTGGACGctcagggcggcggcggcgggggggggggggaccccgcGGGGCCCAAGCCCGACTGCCTGAGCAGGTTCCGCAGCCTCGTCAACGGACTGGACCACTCGCTCTTCCCCTCGGGGGAGCACACCCGCTTCGACGAGAGCCAGAGGTTCGACACCCCCTCGGTGGAGCCCACGCTCAACCAGACGGCCCTGACGGGCGGGATGTGTCCCGACGGGAGGCTCAGGATGCAGTCCCACGGCCGCGGCACGGAGGCCTACAAAGGCAGCCTGGAGAACTCTTACAAAGCGCTCCCGGAGGCCTGCAGGGCCGGCCAGGCCGGGGCGGCCGGCCCGGCGGGCCTTTACCCCATTTCCCTGGGCCCTCTGCAGGCACAGGCTCTGCAGAGGGAgcacgcggcggcggcggcggccaacGCCTACGAAGCGCAGAGCCTTCAGGACGCGTGCAGCGCCCTGTCCAGCtgtcaccagcagcagcagcacaagcAGCAGCTGGAGAGCCTGCGACTGCAGGTGGAACAAATGCAG TTAATGTCCTCTGGGCTGGGCATCAATGTCCCGTACCCTTCGTTGTACTCCGCTCCCCTGCACCCTGAGGCCGCGAAGTGGGAGACTCTGGTCAAAGCCAACGAGGGGctgctgaaggagaaggagatccTGATCGAGAG GCAGAAGCAGCACATGGTCCAGCTGGAGCAGCGCCTTCGGGACAGCGAGCTGCAGGTCCACGGGGCCCTCCTGGGCCGAGGGGCCCCCTACGCCGACGTGTGCATGCTCCGGCTGCAG GAGGCCCAGCGGGAGAACGCCTTCCTCCGGGCTCAGTTTGCCGAGCGGGCCGACTGCGCCGCCATGGAGCAGGCGGAGGCGGAGCGCCGACTGGGCGGCGTGGAGGCGGAGACGCGGCACCTGACGGACGCGTTGAGGGAGAGCGGCGAGAGGCACGGCGAGGAGCTGAggaagcaggaggagagg atcCGCAGTCGAGACAAGCACATCAACAACCTGAAGAAGAAGTGCCAGAAGGAGGCGGAGCAGAACCGAGAGAAGCAGCAGCGCATCGAGACCCTGGAGCGCTACCTCGCGGACCTGCCCACCATGGAGGACTACCAGAGCCAGAACAAAGAG CTGCTGCAGACGGAGGAGAAGGCGGCCCAGCTGCAGGCCCGGCTCCGGGAGCTGGGGGTGAGCCTGGAGGAGGCCCGGTCCCACGCCCGGGAGAAGGACGCGCTGCTGGAGGACCAGCGGCGCAAGGAGCGGGAGCTTCTGACCACCGTCACCAG TCTGCAGGAGCGGGTGCAGGAGGGACTGGAGGACGGGGCCCGACTGCCTTCCCTGGACGCCGAGACGCTCCGGGCGGAGAACGGCGTCCTGAGGGACGAGCAGCAGAGGCTCAAGAAG GTCATAGAGAAGCAGCACCGGATGATGGAACAGCTCGGATCCCAGCTTCGG GCTCTAGAGGAGCAGGTGTCTCAGGAGGACGGCGGCTCCCAGGCGCTCCGAGAGGAGGTGTTCTCCAAGGAACGGAGCCTGCTAGAGCTCCGCGCCGCCATGAAGGAG CTCTGCGTCCAGAACCAGGACCTGATGGAGCAGAACCTCACGCTGCAGGAGAGGACGGCGGACGGCGAGTGGAAGCGGCGGGCCTCGTCGGGCCCGCAGCCCGCGGCGGCCCGCCTCACGCAGCGCCTGCACGGCGAGATGTCCTCGTGCCTGGGCGACCTGCGCTCGCTGTGCAACGTGCTGACTCAGCGCTCCCAGGGCCAGGACCCCAACCTCTCGCTCCTGCTGGGCATCGCGG GCCCCCCCGCGGCGGGAGAGCAGCTGGAGGACTGGCTGAGCCCGGAGGTGTTGCAGAAGAAGCTGGTCGAGGCGAAGCAGCTCCGCCGGGACGTGGAGGAGCTACGCACCACCGTCTCCGATCGCTACGCCCAGGACATGGGCGAGAACTGCACCACCCAATGA
- the cep85 gene encoding centrosomal protein of 85 kDa isoform X1 — MEWQTPAVSEKFQSRFGRPPGTADSADTGGGALASDGTEDFCRVGSGASSFQPIRSQIPIPTAHVMPSTAAEPHLRALEEPQASAELHRTSSASRTSSSSSSNSKSSSLSKSASSPNLDAQGGGGGGGGDPAGPKPDCLSRFRSLVNGLDHSLFPSGEHTRFDESQRFDTPSVEPTLNQTALTGGMCPDGRLRMQSHGRGTEAYKGSLENSYKALPEACRAGQAGAAGPAGLYPISLGPLQAQALQREHAAAAAANAYEAQSLQDACSALSSCHQQQQHKQQLESLRLQVEQMQLMSSGLGINVPYPSLYSAPLHPEAAKWETLVKANEGLLKEKEILIERQKQHMVQLEQRLRDSELQVHGALLGRGAPYADVCMLRLQEAQRENAFLRAQFAERADCAAMEQAEAERRLGGVEAETRHLTDALRESGERHGEELRKQEERIRSRDKHINNLKKKCQKEAEQNREKQQRIETLERYLADLPTMEDYQSQNKELLQTEEKAAQLQARLRELGVSLEEARSHAREKDALLEDQRRKERELLTTVTSLQERVQEGLEDGARLPSLDAETLRAENGVLRDEQQRLKKVIEKQHRMMEQLGSQLRALEEQVSQEDGGSQALREEVFSKERSLLELRAAMKELCVQNQDLMEQNLTLQERTADGEWKRRASSGPQPAAARLTQRLHGEMSSCLGDLRSLCNVLTQRSQGQDPNLSLLLGIAGPPAAGEQLEDWLSPEVLQKKLVEAKQLRRDVEELRTTVSDRYAQDMGENCTTQ; from the exons ATGGAGTGGCAGACACCAGCTGTGTCGGAGAAGTTCCAGAGTCGATTTGGCCGTCCGCCCGGAACGGCAGACAGTGCGGACACTGGCGGTGGAGCCTTGGCATCTGACGGCACAGAAG ATTTCTGCAGGGTCGGCAGCGGCGCCTCTTCCTTCCAGCCCATCCGCAGTCAGATTCCCATCCCCACCGCGCATGTCATGCCCTCCACGGCCGCCGAGCCCCACCTCCGCGCCCTGGAGGAGCCCCAGGCCAGCGCTGAGCTCCACAGGACCTCCTcggcctccaggacctccagcagctccagctccaaCTCCAAGTCCTCCTCGCTCTCCAAGTCCGCCTCCTCGCCAAACTTGGACGctcagggcggcggcggcgggggggggggggaccccgcGGGGCCCAAGCCCGACTGCCTGAGCAGGTTCCGCAGCCTCGTCAACGGACTGGACCACTCGCTCTTCCCCTCGGGGGAGCACACCCGCTTCGACGAGAGCCAGAGGTTCGACACCCCCTCGGTGGAGCCCACGCTCAACCAGACGGCCCTGACGGGCGGGATGTGTCCCGACGGGAGGCTCAGGATGCAGTCCCACGGCCGCGGCACGGAGGCCTACAAAGGCAGCCTGGAGAACTCTTACAAAGCGCTCCCGGAGGCCTGCAGGGCCGGCCAGGCCGGGGCGGCCGGCCCGGCGGGCCTTTACCCCATTTCCCTGGGCCCTCTGCAGGCACAGGCTCTGCAGAGGGAgcacgcggcggcggcggcggccaacGCCTACGAAGCGCAGAGCCTTCAGGACGCGTGCAGCGCCCTGTCCAGCtgtcaccagcagcagcagcacaagcAGCAGCTGGAGAGCCTGCGACTGCAGGTGGAACAAATGCAG TTAATGTCCTCTGGGCTGGGCATCAATGTCCCGTACCCTTCGTTGTACTCCGCTCCCCTGCACCCTGAGGCCGCGAAGTGGGAGACTCTGGTCAAAGCCAACGAGGGGctgctgaaggagaaggagatccTGATCGAGAG GCAGAAGCAGCACATGGTCCAGCTGGAGCAGCGCCTTCGGGACAGCGAGCTGCAGGTCCACGGGGCCCTCCTGGGCCGAGGGGCCCCCTACGCCGACGTGTGCATGCTCCGGCTGCAG GAGGCCCAGCGGGAGAACGCCTTCCTCCGGGCTCAGTTTGCCGAGCGGGCCGACTGCGCCGCCATGGAGCAGGCGGAGGCGGAGCGCCGACTGGGCGGCGTGGAGGCGGAGACGCGGCACCTGACGGACGCGTTGAGGGAGAGCGGCGAGAGGCACGGCGAGGAGCTGAggaagcaggaggagagg atcCGCAGTCGAGACAAGCACATCAACAACCTGAAGAAGAAGTGCCAGAAGGAGGCGGAGCAGAACCGAGAGAAGCAGCAGCGCATCGAGACCCTGGAGCGCTACCTCGCGGACCTGCCCACCATGGAGGACTACCAGAGCCAGAACAAAGAG CTGCTGCAGACGGAGGAGAAGGCGGCCCAGCTGCAGGCCCGGCTCCGGGAGCTGGGGGTGAGCCTGGAGGAGGCCCGGTCCCACGCCCGGGAGAAGGACGCGCTGCTGGAGGACCAGCGGCGCAAGGAGCGGGAGCTTCTGACCACCGTCACCAG TCTGCAGGAGCGGGTGCAGGAGGGACTGGAGGACGGGGCCCGACTGCCTTCCCTGGACGCCGAGACGCTCCGGGCGGAGAACGGCGTCCTGAGGGACGAGCAGCAGAGGCTCAAGAAG GTCATAGAGAAGCAGCACCGGATGATGGAACAGCTCGGATCCCAGCTTCGG GCTCTAGAGGAGCAGGTGTCTCAGGAGGACGGCGGCTCCCAGGCGCTCCGAGAGGAGGTGTTCTCCAAGGAACGGAGCCTGCTAGAGCTCCGCGCCGCCATGAAGGAG CTCTGCGTCCAGAACCAGGACCTGATGGAGCAGAACCTCACGCTGCAGGAGAGGACGGCGGACGGCGAGTGGAAGCGGCGGGCCTCGTCGGGCCCGCAGCCCGCGGCGGCCCGCCTCACGCAGCGCCTGCACGGCGAGATGTCCTCGTGCCTGGGCGACCTGCGCTCGCTGTGCAACGTGCTGACTCAGCGCTCCCAGGGCCAGGACCCCAACCTCTCGCTCCTGCTGGGCATCGCGG GCCCCCCCGCGGCGGGAGAGCAGCTGGAGGACTGGCTGAGCCCGGAGGTGTTGCAGAAGAAGCTGGTCGAGGCGAAGCAGCTCCGCCGGGACGTGGAGGAGCTACGCACCACCGTCTCCGATCGCTACGCCCAGGACATGGGCGAGAACTGCACCACCCAATGA
- the LOC132458919 gene encoding transmembrane protein 222-like: protein MAEAEEDTDVTMNYHGDFEKNDQKKSRYPYCIVWTPIPILSWVLPLIGHMGICTSSGIIRDFAGSYFVSEDNMGFGRPTKYWLLDVDKVCGSGASTWDKAVYDASEEYKCRPHNLCCDNCHSHVAMALNLMRYDNSSSWNMVKLCLLCLTHGKYVSCAAFLKTWLPFLMLTGIITTFALTLNLQ from the exons ATGGCTGAAGCGGAGGAGGACACAGACGTAACGATGAACTACCACGGggactttgaaaaaaatgacCAGAAGAAGAGTCGCTATCCATATTGTATAGTTTGGACCCCTATACCAATATTATC GTGGGTGCTGCCCCTCATTGGTCACATGGGGATCTGCACCTCCTCGGGGATCATCAGAGACTTTGCAGGCTCCTACTTTGTCTCG GAGGATAATATGGGCTTTGGTCGGCCTACAAA GTATTGGCTGTTGGACGTGGACAAGGTGTGTGGCAGCGGCGCGTCAACCTGGGACAAGGCGGTCTACGACGCGTCCGAGGAGTACAAGTGCCGGCCG CACAACCTGTGCTGTGATAACTGCCACTCCCACGTTGCCATGGCGCTGAACCTTATGCGCTATGACAACAGCTCATCCTGGAACATGGTGAAGCTCTGTTTGCTGTGTCTCACCCATGGCAAATATGTCAG CTGTGCTGCCTTCCTAAAGACCTGGCTTCCCTTTCTGATGCTCACAGGCATCATCACCACCTTCGCTTTAACTCTCAATCTGCAGTAA
- the wdtc1 gene encoding WD and tetratricopeptide repeats protein 1, translating into MSAVNITKDLLGRQIRDKRALGFQRNYHVTDPFIKRLGLESELQGHTGCVNCLEWNEKGDLLASGSDDQHAIIWEPFKHKKLTTMHTGHAANIFSVKFLPHSGDRILVTGAADTKVHVHDISVKETIHMFSDHTNRVKRIATAPMWPNTFWSAAEDGIIRQYDLRESSKRSEVLIDLTEFCGQLVEAKCLAVNPRDNNYMAVGANGPFVRLYDIRMIHNYRKSVSQNTSAAVHTFCDRQKPIPEGAGQYYVAGHIPVKLPDYNNRLRVLVATYVTFSPDGTELLVNMGGEQVYLFDLTFKQRPYTYLLPQKCQSSTDVPKTANGVTNGVHLPANHLRLAQGNIFSRCVELPPHLERVKQQANDAFSQQHWTQAIQLYSLGIHQASDNAMLYGNRAAAYMKRKWDGDHYDALRDCLKALTLNPAHLKAHFRLARCLFELKYVAEALECLGDFKGKFPEQAHSSACDALEKDIKAALFIKAESGEDKKANSSIRFHSTPRKESIPEDEVALRERSFDYKHRYCGHCNTTTDIKEANFFGSKGQYIVSGSDDGSLFIWEKETTNLVRILQGDESIVNCLQPHPSYCFLATSGIDPVVRLWNPRPEVEVENGRVVEDMEGAAQANQRRMNADPLDVMLLNMGYRIMRGGGPEDSDDEENSEGQVQCRPS; encoded by the exons ATGTCTGCTGTCAATATCACTAAAGACCTACTGGGCAGACAGATCAGG GACAAGAGAGCGTTGGGCTTTCAAAGAAACTACCATGTGACTGACCCCTTCATCAAGAGACTGGGTCTGGAGTCGGAGCTTCAG GGCCACACTGGGTGTGTGAATTGCCTAGAATGGAACGAAAAAGGAGA CCTGTTGGCTTCAGGCTCAGATGACCAACATGCCATCATCTGGGAACCCTTCAAACACAAAAAGTTAACAACTATGCATACAGGACATGCAGCCAACATCTTCTCGGTGAAG TTCCTCCCCCACTCAGGAGACCGGATATTGGTGACGGGCGCCGCCGACACCAAGGTGCACGTTCACGACATCTCCGTCAAGGAAACCATCCACATGTTCTCGGACCACACCAACCGGGTGAAGCGCATCGCCACGGCGCCCATGTGGCCCAACACCTTCTGGAGCGCGGCGGAGGACGGCATCATCAG GCAGTACGACCTGAGGGAGAGCAGTAAGCGGTCCGAGGTGCTGATCGACCTGACGGAGTTCTGTGGTCAGCTGGTGGAGGCCAAGTGTCTGGCTGTGAACCCCCGGGACAACAACTACATGGCGGTGGGCGCCAACGGGCCCTTCGTACGGCTGTACGACATCCGGATGATCCACAACTACAG AAAGTCCGTAAGTCAGAACACATCGGCTGCAGTGCACACTTTCTGCGACAGGCAAAAGCCCATCCCTGAAGGAGCTGGACAATATTACGTTGCAG GACACATACCAGTGAAACTCCCAGACTATAACAATCGCCTCAGGGTCCTCGTAGCCACTTACGTGACCTTCAGTCCAGATGGCACTGAGTTGCTGGTCAACATGGGCGGGGAACAG gtgtatttatttgatttgacaTTCAAACAAAGGCCATACACGTACCTTCTTCCACAAAAGTGCCAATCATCAACAG ATGTTCCGAAGACAGCCAATGGAGTAACGAATGGTGTCCACCTGCCTGCCAACCACTTACGTTTAGCTCAAGGCAACATCTTTTCTAG GTGTGTTGAGCTGCCCCCACACCTGGAGCGGGTGAAGCAGCAGGCCAACGATGCCTTCTCCCAGCAGCACTGGACCCAGGCCATCCAGCTGTACAGCCTGGGGATACACCAGGCCAGCGACAACGCCATGCTGTACGGGAACCGGGCCGCCGCCTACATGAAGCGCAAGTG GGACGGGGACCACTACGACGCCCTCAGGGACTGCCTGAAGGCCCTCACACTGAACCCTGCCCACCTGAAGGCTCACTTCCGGCTCGCCCGCTGCCTGTTTGAGCTCAAGTACGTGGCGGAGGCGCTGGAGTGCCTGGGCGACTTCAAGGGCAAGTTCCCCGAGCAGGCCCACAGCAGTGCCTGCGACGCCCTGGAGAAGGACATCAAGGCGGCGCTCTTCATCAAGGCCGAGTCAG GCGAGGACAAGAAGGCAAACAGTTCAATCCGTTTCCACTCCACCCCGCGCAAAGAGTCCATCCCGGAGGACGAGGTCGCGTTGAGGGAGCGCAGCTTCGACTACAAGCACCGCTACTGTGGCCACTgcaacaccaccaccgacaTCAAAGAGGCCAACTTCTTCGGGAG TAAGGGCCAATACATTGTGAGTGGCTCTGACGATGGCTCCTTATTCATCTGGGAAAAAGAGACGACTAACCTGGTGCGGATACTGCAAGGGGACGAGTCCATAGTCAACTGCCTGCAGCCCCACCCAAGCTACTGCTTCCTGGCCACCAGTGGCATCGACCCCGTGGTCCGGTTATGGAACCCAAGACCAGAG gtggaggtggagaacgGCCGCGTCGTGGAGGACATGGAGGGCGCCGCCCAGGCCAACCAGCGCCGTATGAACGCCGACCCGCTGGACGTGATGCTGCTGAACATGGGGTACCGCATCATGAGGGGCGGCGGGCCCGAGGACTCGGACGACGAGGAGAACTCTGAGGGACAAGTGCAATGCCGGCCGAGCTAA
- the LOC132458927 gene encoding fasciculation and elongation protein zeta-2-like, whose amino-acid sequence MAALVAPFDDERQDSFVYTMVSDHEIRKSGVKTKAEDATGVLESLSELHRSNPGDIYGSSKSMENLVKDAEDKLFVSVCFPNAEREYGSVSPAYVITEDTWLRQDEVWNSLTQSYGCVTPVDWKRSRTCALHTLPLNLGPSQRRTDVTTELSVREEEEEEEEEEEEEEEAGLRDQLDMHSIIVPFLNQEPLFTAEQVMEELEAMMQDSLDLEASLSLEDRRGSGYEERLGAMCVAELNELLQETETHIQAFSEELIQELALREELDFEKEVKNGFIALLIDVQNRQKELRETLRRRKKLKNPQSQPERTRGARFSMEGFTSVFQNGFRQTFGSGCSETQQYLTTLIPYEKRVGPPSIEDLQVLTNILQAMKENSDKVPSLLTDYILKVCEGTLECAFERPNNCCG is encoded by the exons ATGGCGGCGCTCGTCGCTCCATTCGATGATGAGCGGCAGGATTCGTTCGTCTATACGATGGTTTCAGATCACGAAATTCGTAAAAGTGGCGTGAAGACGAAGGCAGAAGACGCTACGGGAGTCTTGGAGAGCCTCTCGGAACTACACAGAAGTAACCCTGGAGATATTTATGGCAGCTCCAAGTCAATGGAAAACCTTGTCAAAGATGCTGAGGACAAGTTATTTGTATCCGTGTGCTTCCCAAATGCTGAAAGAGAATACGGCAGCGTCTCTCCCGCCTACGTAATCACAGAGGACACGTGGTTGAGACAGGACGA GGTTTGGAACTCTCTGACTCAAAGCTATGGCTGCGTAACACCCGTCGACTGGAAACGCTCCCGGACGTGCGCTCttcacacactccctctcaATCTGGGGCCAAGCCAA AGGAGGACTGATGTAACCACAGAGCTGTctgtcagggaggaggaggaggaggaggaggaggaggaggaggaggaggaggaggcggggctgagGGATCAGCTGGACATGCACTCCATTATTGTCCCTTTCCTAAACCAGGAGCCTCTCTTCACAGCGGAGCAG GTGATGGAGGAGCTAGAGGCGATGATGCAGGACTCTCTCGACCTGGAGGCCTCCTTATCCTTGGAGGACCGCCGAGGCTCCGGTTACGAGGAGA GGCTAGGGGCCATGTGTGTTGCCGAGCTGAACGAGCTCCTGCAGGAGACGGAGACCCACATCCAGGCGTTCTCCGAGGAGCTGATCCAGGAGCTGGCTCTGCGGGAGGAGCTGGACTTTgagaaggaggtgaagaacGGCTTCATCGCCCTCCTCATCGACGTGCAGAACAGGCAGAAGGAGCTCCGGGAGacgctgaggaggaggaagaagctgAAGAACCCCCAGAGCCAGCCCGAGAGGACCCGTGGAGCA cgtTTCAGCATGGAGGGATTTACCTCTGTGTTTCAAAACGGCTTCCGGCAAACTTTTGGTAGTGGATGCAGTGAAACTCAGCAG TATTTGACAACATTAATACCTTATGAGAAAAGAGTTGGTCCTCCATCAATTGAAGACCTGCAAGTTTTGACCAACA TTCTTCAAGCTATGAAGGAAAACAGTGACAAGGTGCCCAGTCTGCTGACAGACTACATCCTCAAAG TTTGTGAAGGGACCCTGGAGTGTGCATTTGAACGACCAAACAACTGCTGTGGATGA